In a genomic window of Candidatus Woesearchaeota archaeon:
- the xth gene encoding exodeoxyribonuclease III, with translation MKIISWNVNGIRAAIKKGFEESMKKQNADIICIQETKINEELPVLKDYEQIWSFAEKKGYSGTAIFTKEKPLSIKKDFPHNGDANKEGRTILAEFKEFYLINVYVPNSGRGLTRLEYRKKWDEDFLKHLIGLEKEKPIIICGDFNVAHKEIDLANPKNNYNKTAGYTQTEINSMNLLQKQFIDTFRELNKEPDNYTWWSYMFNARAKNIGWRIDYFLISKKLKLKLKDAFILPDIMGSDHCPVGIELK, from the coding sequence ATGAAAATAATATCTTGGAACGTGAATGGAATAAGGGCGGCTATAAAAAAAGGATTTGAAGAATCAATGAAAAAACAAAATGCAGACATAATTTGCATACAGGAAACAAAAATAAATGAAGAACTGCCAGTACTAAAAGATTACGAACAGATATGGTCTTTTGCAGAAAAAAAAGGATACTCAGGGACTGCAATATTTACAAAAGAAAAACCACTCTCAATAAAAAAAGACTTTCCTCACAATGGAGACGCAAATAAAGAGGGAAGAACAATACTTGCGGAATTCAAGGAATTTTACTTAATAAACGTGTACGTACCAAACAGTGGAAGAGGATTGACAAGACTTGAGTACAGAAAAAAATGGGATGAAGACTTCTTAAAACATTTAATTGGGCTGGAAAAAGAAAAACCAATAATAATATGTGGTGACTTTAACGTAGCACATAAAGAAATAGATCTTGCAAATCCTAAAAATAATTACAATAAAACAGCAGGATATACGCAAACAGAAATAAACAGCATGAATTTATTGCAAAAACAATTTATAGATACATTTAGAGAGCTCAACAAAGAACCAGATAATTATACTTGGTGGTCATACATGTTTAACGCAAGAGCAAAAAACATAGGTTGGAGAATAGACTACTTTCTTATATCAAAAAAACTTAAGTTAAAATTAAAAGACGCATTCATACTTCCCGACATAATGGGTTCTGATCATTGTCCAGTAGGAATAGAACTAAAATGA
- a CDS encoding MFS transporter codes for MVDVFLNKYMNRNISLLYIFSGLMWARFYIPVIALFYIASQVSVYEFTIILSVFALVTLLLEIPSGIVADFLGKKNTLIISTCLYLAELVIVSFANGFWPFLVAKIISGIGVSLASGTGAALLYDSLKKTGRIKEHKKISGIQFTIRYVSMGLVFTVGAFIFSFSVKMPAIISIPFIFLGLVLLFFIKEPFKTVKKFNYVNSLIHFKQGLKEFKFNENLRIFAFFSLIVGSIITIIQSTSSLFFEKIMIPVSLIGIISFIAAIVTAFMSKQSDHIEKNLKMKHSIYFIQFFIFLCVFLMSFMFPWWGVFFYLVLCGVNGFFEVIINHYVNELVASENRATMLSINNFFVHIGIFVLYPVFGVLTERFSMSLALLLFAVLFLVYSLVLNFSSDKLRFGKKV; via the coding sequence ATGGTTGATGTTTTTTTAAATAAATATATGAATAGAAATATTTCTTTGTTGTATATTTTTTCGGGTTTGATGTGGGCTCGTTTTTATATTCCTGTTATTGCTTTGTTTTACATTGCTTCGCAAGTTTCTGTTTATGAATTTACTATCATTTTAAGTGTTTTTGCTCTTGTTACTTTGCTTTTAGAAATTCCTTCAGGTATCGTCGCTGATTTTTTAGGAAAGAAAAACACATTAATTATTTCTACTTGTTTATATTTAGCGGAATTAGTTATTGTTAGTTTCGCGAATGGTTTTTGGCCTTTCCTAGTTGCAAAGATAATAAGCGGAATAGGTGTAAGCCTGGCATCAGGAACGGGCGCGGCACTTCTTTATGATTCTTTGAAAAAGACCGGGAGAATTAAAGAACATAAAAAAATAAGTGGAATTCAGTTCACTATCAGATATGTTTCTATGGGTCTTGTGTTTACTGTAGGTGCTTTTATTTTTTCTTTTAGTGTTAAGATGCCTGCTATAATATCTATTCCTTTCATTTTTTTGGGTTTAGTCTTATTGTTTTTTATTAAAGAGCCTTTTAAGACTGTTAAGAAATTTAATTATGTTAATTCTTTGATACATTTTAAGCAAGGTTTAAAAGAGTTTAAGTTTAATGAAAATCTTAGGATTTTTGCTTTTTTTTCTTTAATTGTGGGTTCAATAATAACAATTATTCAATCGACTTCATCTCTGTTTTTTGAGAAAATAATGATTCCTGTTTCTTTGATAGGCATTATTTCTTTTATTGCAGCTATTGTTACTGCTTTTATGTCTAAGCAAAGCGATCATATTGAAAAAAATTTAAAGATGAAGCATTCTATTTATTTTATTCAATTTTTTATTTTTTTGTGTGTTTTTTTGATGAGTTTTATGTTCCCTTGGTGGGGAGTGTTTTTTTATTTGGTGCTTTGTGGCGTTAATGGATTCTTTGAAGTTATTATTAATCATTATGTTAATGAGCTTGTTGCCTCTGAAAATAGGGCAACCATGTTATCGATTAATAATTTTTTTGTGCACATTGGAATTTTTGTTTTGTATCCTGTTTTCGGGGTTTTAACTGAAAGGTTTAGTATGAGTTTGGCTTTGCTTTTGTTTGCTGTGCTGTTTTTAGTTTATAGTTTAGTTCTTAATTTTAGTTCTGATAAGTTAAGATTTGGTAAGAAAGTTTAA
- a CDS encoding cation:proton antiporter, with amino-acid sequence MNLLITIIIILILSFLALYISKKTKISGMVSLIFVGIILGTDHLRYLIMEPNTQTIIILGDIGLIGLMFFAGLNSSLRRFYSERHDATSIGIFSLLVPFIIGFFVFHILGFSIIISVVVGICLSMTAEAEKAKELMEVGKIKTRVGTAILESGMIDNILGILIFMLTAYSFSVNTFGQFSLLTSAIISFFVGLFLQDYLVDNKKSLNIIRNMLQYIFIPFFFISMGIFFDISYLAIEPEIIIMIIFIGVVSKLIGAFLAKINTNFTWKQLNLIGWAMNSRGSTELAIALVAFRAGLIPDYLFSALILLAIISTVWFPFILREILIKNPKIMN; translated from the coding sequence ATGAATTTGTTGATTACGATAATAATAATATTAATTTTGTCTTTTTTAGCTTTATATATTTCTAAAAAAACCAAGATTTCCGGTATGGTCTCTCTTATTTTTGTGGGAATAATTCTTGGAACTGATCATTTAAGATATTTAATTATGGAACCTAATACTCAAACAATAATTATTCTTGGGGATATTGGTTTGATTGGTTTAATGTTTTTTGCAGGCCTAAATAGCTCGTTGAGAAGATTTTATAGTGAACGACACGATGCTACAAGCATAGGTATTTTTTCTTTGCTAGTGCCTTTTATAATAGGTTTTTTTGTTTTCCACATCTTAGGTTTCTCTATTATCATTTCAGTAGTTGTAGGCATATGTTTGAGTATGACTGCTGAAGCTGAAAAAGCAAAGGAATTGATGGAAGTTGGAAAAATAAAAACAAGGGTTGGAACTGCTATTTTAGAATCTGGAATGATTGATAACATTCTTGGAATTTTAATCTTTATGCTTACCGCTTATTCTTTCAGCGTCAATACGTTTGGGCAATTTAGTTTACTTACCAGTGCAATAATTTCTTTCTTTGTAGGATTATTTCTGCAAGATTATTTAGTAGATAATAAAAAATCTTTGAACATCATTAGAAATATGTTACAGTATATTTTTATACCTTTTTTCTTTATTTCAATGGGAATATTTTTTGATATTAGTTATTTGGCAATTGAACCTGAAATAATAATTATGATAATATTTATAGGCGTTGTTTCTAAGTTAATAGGTGCTTTTTTAGCTAAAATCAACACTAATTTTACGTGGAAACAATTAAATTTGATTGGTTGGGCTATGAACAGCAGAGGTAGCACCGAATTGGCTATTGCACTTGTAGCTTTCAGGGCTGGTTTAATTCCTGATTATTTATTTTCAGCTTTGATATTATTAGCAATAATAAGCACTGTGTGGTTTCCTTTTATACTTAGAGAAATACTTATTAAGAATCCTAAAATTATGAATTGA